In the genome of Actinomycetota bacterium, the window GGAGGGGGTCAATCACTCGGCAAATCGAGCTCGCGAAATACGCGCCGGGTGACGTCCCACGCCACCTGCGGGCCGTACCCTTTGCTGCACAGATGGCGCACCACCCGGGCCACCGCCTTGTCGATGTGAAGGTTCCGGCAGGAGGCCGCTTTCCGCTCCGCCAGGCGCAACGCACGCTCCTCGTCGGCCCCCGGCTCGTCGACTTCCACCAGGCTTTCGTCGGCCGTCTCGGCGTCGACCCCGAACCTGTAGAGGTCCTGGCGGGCCA includes:
- a CDS encoding regulatory protein RecX, producing MTGAKTTVQPDGVEDAMKRAMRLLAVRSRSCHEIRDRLGRIGFDEATVEAVELRLLNVGLLDDGAFAAEVVRRGVDTGRSARLARQDLYRFGVDAETADESLVEVDEPGADEERALRLAERKAASCRNLHIDKAVARVVRHLCSKGYGPQVAWDVTRRVFRELDLPSD